A genomic window from Flavobacterium johnsoniae includes:
- a CDS encoding glycosyltransferase, whose translation MDILFICGSAEIGNDGVGDYTRRLCGKLIKSGHKAQILALCDQIIYYSTESQVVEDTPVTVHRIPASTANKQRLIWLQAILKDFEPDWISLQYVPYSFNPKGLPFWLPSYLKKIRGNHKWHIMFHELWLGIDAESSLKHKCIGRLQQLIAKKIIQNTKTHFVNTQNKLYQFFLQSQNINAEILPICGNIPLTAIKKDAREFEQFVLFGTIHNGAPFEDFIEDLMNNSGQFNKPIKFVFIGKNGPELAHYTMVLESYNIRYEVLGIQPEYVISQVLSNSDFGISTTPYYQSEKSGVFAAYKEHQINAICVSRDWTPTKGQYNIPNIIKYERNNLQLNPIPVQGFDLNSVANQFIKSISIS comes from the coding sequence ATGGACATTCTCTTTATTTGTGGCTCTGCCGAAATTGGAAATGATGGCGTAGGCGACTATACTCGTCGACTATGCGGCAAACTTATAAAGTCAGGTCATAAGGCGCAAATTTTAGCTTTATGTGACCAGATTATTTATTACAGTACAGAAAGTCAGGTTGTTGAAGATACTCCCGTGACGGTACACAGAATTCCAGCTTCTACTGCCAATAAGCAACGTTTAATTTGGTTGCAAGCCATTTTAAAAGATTTTGAACCTGATTGGATTTCATTACAATATGTTCCTTACAGTTTTAATCCAAAAGGATTACCATTTTGGTTGCCTTCTTATTTAAAAAAAATTAGAGGAAATCATAAATGGCATATTATGTTTCATGAATTATGGCTCGGCATAGATGCAGAATCTTCTTTAAAACATAAATGTATTGGTAGATTACAGCAATTAATAGCAAAAAAAATAATTCAAAATACTAAAACGCATTTTGTTAATACACAAAATAAATTATATCAATTCTTTCTTCAGTCTCAGAATATTAATGCAGAAATTTTACCAATTTGTGGTAACATTCCGCTAACGGCTATAAAAAAAGATGCTAGAGAATTTGAACAGTTTGTTTTATTCGGAACGATTCATAATGGAGCTCCTTTTGAAGATTTTATTGAAGATTTAATGAATAATTCTGGGCAATTTAATAAACCTATAAAATTTGTTTTCATTGGTAAAAATGGCCCTGAGTTGGCTCATTATACAATGGTATTGGAGAGTTATAATATTCGTTACGAAGTTTTAGGTATTCAGCCAGAATATGTGATATCTCAGGTATTGAGTAATAGTGATTTCGGGATTTCTACAACTCCTTATTATCAGAGTGAAAAAAGTGGTGTTTTTGCTGCATATAAAGAACATCAAATAAATGCTATTTGCGTGTCTAGAGATTGGACACCTACAAAAGGGCAGTATAATATTCCAAACATTATTAAGTACGAAAGAAATAATTTGCAATTAAATCCAATACCAGTTCAAGGTTTTGATTTGAATAGCGTTGCAAATCAGTTTATAAAATCAATATCCATCTCATGA